A region of Homo sapiens chromosome 17, GRCh38.p14 Primary Assembly DNA encodes the following proteins:
- the CBX4 gene encoding E3 SUMO-protein ligase CBX4, translated as MELPAVGEHVFAVESIEKKRIRKGRVEYLVKWRGWSPKYNTWEPEENILDPRLLIAFQNRERQEQLMGYRKRGPKPKPLVVQVPTFARRSNVLTGLQDSSTDNRAKLDLGAQGKGQGHQYELNSKKHHQYQPHSKERAGKPPPPGKSGKYYYQLNSKKHHPYQPDPKMYDLQYQGGHKEAPSPTCPDLGAKSHPPDKWAQGAGAKGYLGAVKPLAGAAGAPGKGSEKGPPNGMMPAPKEAVTGNGIGGKMKIVKNKNKNGRIVIVMSKYMENGMQAVKIKSGEVAEGEARSPSHKKRAADERHPPADRTFKKAAGAEEKKVEAPPKRREEEVSGVSDPQPQDAGSRKLSPTKEAFGEQPLQLTTKPDLLAWDPARNTHPPSHHPHPHPHHHHHHHHHHHHAVGLNLSHVRKRCLSETHGEREPCKKRLTARSISTPTCLGGSPAAERPADLPPAAALPQPEVILLDSDLDEPIDLRCVKTRSEAGEPPSSLQVKPETPASAAVAVAAAAAPTTTAEKPPAEAQDEPAESLSEFKPFFGNIIITDVTANCLTVTFKEYVTV; from the exons ATGGAGCTGCCAGCTGTTGGCGAGCACGTCTTCGCGGTGGAGAGCATCGAGAAGAAGCGGATCCGCAAG GGCAGAGTGGAGTATCTGGTGAAATGGAGAGGCTGGTCGCCCAA ATATAACACGTGGGAACCGGAGGAGAACATCCTGGACCCCAGGCTGCTGATCGCCTTCCAGAACAG GGAACGGCAGGAGCAGCTGATGGGATATCGGAAGAGAGGGCCGAAGCCCAAACCGCTAGTGGTGCAG gtgcctacctTTGCCCGTCGTTCCAATGTCCTGACCGGCCTCCAGGACTCCTCCACTGACAACCGTGCCAAGCTGGATTTGGGCGCGCAGGGGAAGGGCCAGGGGCATCAGTACGAGCTCAACAGCAAGAAGCACCACCAGTACCAGCCGCACAGCAAGGAGCGGGCGGGCAAGCCCCCGCCGCCGGGCAAGAGCGGCAAGTACTACTACCAGCTCAACAGCAAGAAGCACCACCCCTACCAGCCCGACCCCAAAATGTACGACCTGCAGTACCAGGGCGGCCACAAGGAGGCGCCCAGCCCCACCTGCCCGGACCTGGGGGCCAAGAGCCACCCGCCCGACAAGTGGGCGCAAGGTGCGGGGGCCAAAGGCTACCTGGGGGCGGTGAAGCCCCTGGCCGGTGCGGCGGGTGCTCCAGGCAAAGGCTCCGAGAAGGGCCCCCCCAACGGAATGATGCCGGCCCCCAAAGAGGCTGTGACGGGCAACGGGATTGGGGGCAAGATGAAGATAgtcaagaacaagaacaagaacgGACGCATCGTGATCGTGATGAGCAAATACATGGAGAACGGCATGCAGGCGGTGAAGATCAAGTCCGGCGAGGTGGCAGAGGGGGAGGCTCGCTCCCCCAGCCACAAGAAGCGGGCAGCCGACGAGCGCCACCCTCCTGCCGACAGGACTTTTAAAAAGGCGGCGGGCGCAGAGGAGAAGAAGGTGGAGGCGCCGCccaagaggagggaggaggaggtgtcCGGGGTTAGCGATCCGCAGCCCCAGGATGCCGGCTCCCGCAAGCTGTCCCCGACCAAGGAGGCCTTTGGAGAGCAGCCCCTGCAGCTCACCACCAAGCCCGACCTGCTTGCCTGGGACCCGGCCCGGAACACGCACCCGCCCTCACACCACCCGCACCCGcacccccatcaccaccaccaccaccaccaccaccaccaccacgccgTCGGCCTGAATCTCTCCCACGTGCGCAAGCGCTGCCTCTCCGAGACCCACGGCGAGCGCGAGCCCTGCAAGAAGCGGCTGACTGCGCGCAGCATCAGCACCCCCACCTGCCTGGGGGGCAGCCCAGCCGCTGAGCGCCCGGCCGACCTGCCACCAGCCGCCGCCCTCCCGCAGCCCGAGGTCATCCTGCTAGACTCAGACCTGGATGAACCCATAGACTTGCGCTGCGTCAAGACGCGCAGCGAGGCCGGGGAGCCGCCCAGCTCCCTCCAGGTGAAGCCCGAGACACCGGCGTCGgcggcggtggcggtggcggcggcAGCGGCACCCACCACGACGGCGGAGAAGCCTCCAGCCGAGGCCCAGGACGAACCTGCAGAGTCGCTGAGCGAGTTCAAGCCCTTCTTTGGGAATATAATTATCACCGACGTCACCGCGAACTGCCTCACCGTTACTTTCAAGGAGTACGTGACGGTGTAG
- the CBX4 gene encoding E3 SUMO-protein ligase CBX4 isoform X1: MGYRKRGPKPKPLVVQVPTFARRSNVLTGLQDSSTDNRAKLDLGAQGKGQGHQYELNSKKHHQYQPHSKERAGKPPPPGKSGKYYYQLNSKKHHPYQPDPKMYDLQYQGGHKEAPSPTCPDLGAKSHPPDKWAQGAGAKGYLGAVKPLAGAAGAPGKGSEKGPPNGMMPAPKEAVTGNGIGGKMKIVKNKNKNGRIVIVMSKYMENGMQAVKIKSGEVAEGEARSPSHKKRAADERHPPADRTFKKAAGAEEKKVEAPPKRREEEVSGVSDPQPQDAGSRKLSPTKEAFGEQPLQLTTKPDLLAWDPARNTHPPSHHPHPHPHHHHHHHHHHHHAVGLNLSHVRKRCLSETHGEREPCKKRLTARSISTPTCLGGSPAAERPADLPPAAALPQPEVILLDSDLDEPIDLRCVKTRSEAGEPPSSLQVKPETPASAAVAVAAAAAPTTTAEKPPAEAQDEPAESLSEFKPFFGNIIITDVTANCLTVTFKEYVTV; this comes from the exons ATGGGATATCGGAAGAGAGGGCCGAAGCCCAAACCGCTAGTGGTGCAG gtgcctacctTTGCCCGTCGTTCCAATGTCCTGACCGGCCTCCAGGACTCCTCCACTGACAACCGTGCCAAGCTGGATTTGGGCGCGCAGGGGAAGGGCCAGGGGCATCAGTACGAGCTCAACAGCAAGAAGCACCACCAGTACCAGCCGCACAGCAAGGAGCGGGCGGGCAAGCCCCCGCCGCCGGGCAAGAGCGGCAAGTACTACTACCAGCTCAACAGCAAGAAGCACCACCCCTACCAGCCCGACCCCAAAATGTACGACCTGCAGTACCAGGGCGGCCACAAGGAGGCGCCCAGCCCCACCTGCCCGGACCTGGGGGCCAAGAGCCACCCGCCCGACAAGTGGGCGCAAGGTGCGGGGGCCAAAGGCTACCTGGGGGCGGTGAAGCCCCTGGCCGGTGCGGCGGGTGCTCCAGGCAAAGGCTCCGAGAAGGGCCCCCCCAACGGAATGATGCCGGCCCCCAAAGAGGCTGTGACGGGCAACGGGATTGGGGGCAAGATGAAGATAgtcaagaacaagaacaagaacgGACGCATCGTGATCGTGATGAGCAAATACATGGAGAACGGCATGCAGGCGGTGAAGATCAAGTCCGGCGAGGTGGCAGAGGGGGAGGCTCGCTCCCCCAGCCACAAGAAGCGGGCAGCCGACGAGCGCCACCCTCCTGCCGACAGGACTTTTAAAAAGGCGGCGGGCGCAGAGGAGAAGAAGGTGGAGGCGCCGCccaagaggagggaggaggaggtgtcCGGGGTTAGCGATCCGCAGCCCCAGGATGCCGGCTCCCGCAAGCTGTCCCCGACCAAGGAGGCCTTTGGAGAGCAGCCCCTGCAGCTCACCACCAAGCCCGACCTGCTTGCCTGGGACCCGGCCCGGAACACGCACCCGCCCTCACACCACCCGCACCCGcacccccatcaccaccaccaccaccaccaccaccaccaccacgccgTCGGCCTGAATCTCTCCCACGTGCGCAAGCGCTGCCTCTCCGAGACCCACGGCGAGCGCGAGCCCTGCAAGAAGCGGCTGACTGCGCGCAGCATCAGCACCCCCACCTGCCTGGGGGGCAGCCCAGCCGCTGAGCGCCCGGCCGACCTGCCACCAGCCGCCGCCCTCCCGCAGCCCGAGGTCATCCTGCTAGACTCAGACCTGGATGAACCCATAGACTTGCGCTGCGTCAAGACGCGCAGCGAGGCCGGGGAGCCGCCCAGCTCCCTCCAGGTGAAGCCCGAGACACCGGCGTCGgcggcggtggcggtggcggcggcAGCGGCACCCACCACGACGGCGGAGAAGCCTCCAGCCGAGGCCCAGGACGAACCTGCAGAGTCGCTGAGCGAGTTCAAGCCCTTCTTTGGGAATATAATTATCACCGACGTCACCGCGAACTGCCTCACCGTTACTTTCAAGGAGTACGTGACGGTGTAG